From Nycticebus coucang isolate mNycCou1 chromosome 6, mNycCou1.pri, whole genome shotgun sequence, the proteins below share one genomic window:
- the LOC128588738 gene encoding tripartite motif-containing protein 43-like, translated as MRSLWDKIQENQRNLREEQIMINHWIEYVLLVRKMTSTEYAELHPVLYKEEEQHLEELERESWNILQQLKRSVAQINQKRKQLKEMHEELVGMCHKPDEELLQDLGALLMRSESVQLHMPRPVRPELSIRAITGLMDRYSRYRVEISFHNEVSNQHIRLFDDLRDFTFRSHSQDQSLNPEKSNYFAAWGDQVFTAGKYYWELDVDDSGTGL; from the exons ATGAGATCTTTATGGGACAAGATCCAGGAAAATCAGAGAAACCTGAGAGAGGAACAAATAATGATTAACCATTGGATT GAATATGTGCTTCTAGTGAGAAAAATGACCAGCACCGAATATGCAGAGCTTCACCCAGTTCTCTATAAGGAAGAAGAACAACACTTGGAGGAACTGGAAAGGGAGAGCTGGAATATCCTTCAGCAACTCAAGAGAAGTGTGGCCCAAATAAATCAAAAGCGGAAACAACTAAAGGAAATGCACGAGGAACTGGTGGGCATGTGCCACAAACCAGATGAGGAGCTGCTGCAG GATTTGGGAGCCCTACTGATGAG GAGTGAGTCTGTGCAGCTGCACATGCCCCGGCCTGTGCGTCCAGAGCTCAGCATCAGAGCCATCACTGGACTGATGGACAGATACAGCCGCTACCGGG TGGAGATTTCTTTCCACAATGAAGTAAGCAATCAGCACATCAGGCTGTTTGACGATTTGAGAGACTTCACATTTAGATCTCACAGTCAAGATCAGTCTTTGAATCCTGAGAAATCTAACTATTTTGCTGCTTGGGGAGACCAGGTCTTCACTGCTGGGAAGTATTACTGGGAGCTGGATGTGGACGACTCTGGAACTGGGCTCTAG